A window of the Scylla paramamosain isolate STU-SP2022 chromosome 34, ASM3559412v1, whole genome shotgun sequence genome harbors these coding sequences:
- the LOC135089990 gene encoding uncharacterized protein LOC135089990: MAYSSSLESIPASPTASQPPQYIPASPSTSQPLPVIPSSSPASPSASQPLLVHPSLSQCIPASPNPTQPPSEHPSLPQCIPASFSASQPLPVHPNLSQCISATLGAAQPLPVHPSFSQCISATLGASQLLPVHLSLSQFIPASLRASQPPSEHPSLLQFIPASSSPSQPLPVHPSISQCIPASSSASQPLPVHPSLSQYIPASPSASQPLPVHPSLPQCIPASSSTSQPLPVHPSLSQYIPASPSTSQPLPVHPSLPQCIPASPSASQLLAVHPSLSQYIPASQYIPASPSASQLLPVHPSLSQYIPASPSLFQPPPVHPSFFQYIPASPSASQPLPLHPSLSQYIPTSSSTSQPVPAHPRLSQYI, from the coding sequence ATGGCCTATTCCAGTTCACTtgagtccatcccagcctccccAACTGCATCCCAGCCACCCCagtacatcccagcctctcccagtacatcccagcctctcccagtcatCCCCAGTTcatccccagcctctcccagtgcatctcagCCACTCttagtgcatcccagcctctcccagtgcatcccagcctctcccaatccaacccagcctccctcagagcatcccagcctccctcagtgcatcccagcttccttcagtgcatcccagcctcttccagtccatcccaacctctcccagtgcatctcagCCACTCTTGGTGCagcccagcctctcccagtccatcccagcttctcccagtgcatctcagCCACTCTTGGTGcatcccagcttctcccagtgcatctcagcctctcccaattcatcccagcctccctcagagcatcccagcctccctcagAGCATCCCAGCCTCCTtcagttcatcccagcctcttccagtccatcccaacctctcccagtgcatcccagcatctcccagtgcattccagcctcttccagtgcatcccagcctctcccagtacatcccagcctctcccagtacatcccagcctctcccagtgcatcccagcctctcccagtgcatcccagcctcccccagtgcatcccagcttcttccagtacatcccagcctctcccagtacatcccagcctttcccagtacatcccagcctctcccagtacatcccagcctctcccagtacatcccagcctcccccagtgcatcccagcctctcccagtgcatcccagcttcTTGCagtacatcccagcctctcccagtacatcccagcctctcagtacattccagcctctcccagtgcatcccagcttcttccagtacatcccagcctctcccagtacatcccagcctctcccagtctattccagcctcccccagtgcatcccagcttcTTCCAGTACATTCCAGCTtctcccagtgcatctcagcctctcccattacatcccagcctctcccagtacatTCCAACCTCTTCCAGTACATCTCAGCCTGTCCCAGCGCATCCCAGACTCTCTCAGTATATCTAA